The following are from one region of the Cottoperca gobio chromosome 13, fCotGob3.1, whole genome shotgun sequence genome:
- the pou2af1 gene encoding uncharacterized protein pou2af1 isoform X2 has protein sequence MQGMFGLDVSGGSPAEPPPAVSDGGLQQCVGWRAAPPGLQPAVTWASPDYNQQESSAQTLVYPPTPTLTADVYMQTLCPSYTMLTYTHTPLLTNFGPIPVAPAQGSLPQMELPDSALTYLPWGQPITTISTMTNPGVQFSPGSAALPGSPLVHMPLSMSLTTMIPQLEAQGVDPLHPQILDLPQCSEHQLDPEPQGQSVDEGPEVEPESPNLLEKLLEDQKGDGEEEDKDSYSSSLFLPNV, from the exons ATGCAAG GCATGTTTGGCCTTGATGTTTCTGGCGGCTCCCCAGCAGAGCCGCCGCCTGCAGTCAGCGATGGAgggctgcagcagtgtgtgggaTGGAGAGCTGCACCACCTGGCCTGCAGCCTGCTGTAACCTGGGCTTCACCTGACTACAACCAGCAGGAGTCTTCAGCTCAGACTCTAGTCTACCCACCAACCCCAACCCTCACTGCTGATGTGTACATGCAGACTCTGTGTCCCAGCTACACCATGttgacctacacacacacaccattgctCACTAACTTTGGG CCCATACCTGTGGCCCCAGCACAAGGTTCCCTCCCTCAGATGGAGCTCCCAGACTCAGCGTTGACCTACCTCCCCTGGGGCCAGCCCATCACCACCATATCTACCATGACCAACCCGGGGGTCCAGTTTTCCCCCGGCTCTGCAGCCCTGCCCGGGTCACCTCTGGTCCACATGCCCTTGTCCATGTCTTTGACCACCATGATCCCTCAGCTGGAGGCTCAGGGTGTAGATCCTCTTCATCCACAGATACTGGACCTCCCGCAGTGCTCCGAACACCAACTGGACCCTGAGCCACAAGGCCAGTCTGTGGATGAAGGTCCAGAGGTAGAGCCGGAGTCACCGAACCTTCTGGAGAAACTTCTGGAGGATCAAAAAGGTGATGGGGAAGAGGAGGACAAAGACTCGTACAGCAGCTCGCTCTTCCTTCCAAATGTCTGA